The following is a genomic window from Xenopus laevis strain J_2021 chromosome 2L, Xenopus_laevis_v10.1, whole genome shotgun sequence.
actcggccttcggcctcgtgtttttatatggtcatggaactcctcggtaacttataatatccttatattttacaagagggggtactttattcactatatatatatatatatatatatatatatatatatacacagtatatatatatatatattaatacaattaGTACTTTCATATTGAATACATTTTGTGCTTATCTTGAGAACACACCATTGTTACCTAACAACCTTAGCATAGTGTTTCACTGTAGAAgtgacagtaacaccaaaaaatatatatattctatatatacagtatattgtaagacAGCCCCTTAGCTcatgtaagtgacagcagcccagacagagcatgtgcagtgaatcagcagaaaagaagatggggagctactggggcatctttggagacataaaTATTCCCTGCTAaggggttgtggttgccttgggctggtacagaagcacaaaacacaatgtgcaacatttctagctacttctttagttcggctttagttctacttttagGGCCTAGAAacctaatacaagtatgggacccgttatccaaaatgctcagggcctaggattttccagataaccaatatttccataatttagatctccataccttacttaagtctactagaaaatcacattaatggcaaataaacccaataggctggtttacttccaataaggatttaattatatctcagttggatcaagtacaaggtactgttttattattacagagaaaagggaaatcatttttaaaaatttggattattttgataaaacggagtctatgggagacagcatttctgtaGTTTTGAGCTCtcctgataatgggtttccggataacagattctatacctgtattttcttatgcttacaatattatatatttgaGAATTTTAGTACAATAAAATTGCACTAAGAGTGGATATGTAGAGTGGATATGTGAAATGACCGATAGAAAATACCCTTCTTTTTTTTGTGGAACTTTTATAATTAATGCCGAGACTTTGAGGGTGAAGCCAACAACATGGTTTTCTTGTTGCATTAAATCTTCAGACACCAAGGAGACCTCTATTATCTGGCCACATCGGAACATAAAGGTGTCAAGGAGATTTTTATTGGATGATCTTTGTGAACTGAAATAGTCACTTAAACAATTTTTGTGGCTGATTGATCAAGGAACCCATAAATATGTTGGTCAATGACCACATAAACATTTCTATGGCCATAAAAACATTGCATCACCCAGTCTGGAGCCTGTTTTTGGTAATTAACATTAGCATGAATACACCAGAGATGGAAAAGTCAGACGGTGCATTAGGGGGACCCACAAATGAATGGACAAACGTCCAGCTTTACTTGTAGAAAAAATATATGTGCAAAATGACTATATCAACAAGATAACTTCCACTGTGTGCTACACAAAAATGACTTTATTTTGCTAAACATTGATTTTTATATATGCCTTAtatattagggtaggactacacagacgtttagGTAAGTGATAGAAATgacggatgaagtcgcagtgttgataCGAAGTCGCTGCACactgcgttttgtcgcagcgcgctGGAACACGCTGAATACGTCCGTGTAGTCATTCCCTTAGAGATATATCAAGCAGTAAAAAACAGAATCAATGCAGCAAAATGAtaactttaatataaaatcaaaCATATGCCGTAAGTATTACCCAAAGGACTGATACTTGAGTGTTGTAGCTTTTCCATATAGACTACCCAGTTGCAATTTTGGCACATCCCTAATGTCTAAATGTGCACTATTTATGATTTGTCTGAATTAACGTCTCATTAATGAATAAactgtgctttttatattatgagCTTCAAGCTGTTATACAAATCAAGCCCTCAACAAAACAAGTGAAGTGTCTGTTTAATGCTCAGTAATTTTATAATGTAGTTGTTTCTAATGTGCATTATGATCTGCTTTGGAAAAGACTCCCAGATTTTCTATGAAATAGGTCTTAGTGGCTTAAATCtaaccattttattttattgcagctTAGTAACAATACAACGCCTGGAATCGCATTTGTCGTAGAAGTGATACTCACCTTTCAGCTGGTTACGTGCATTTTCGCATCAACAGACAGCCGTAGGAGTGATAACGTTGGTTCTCCAGCATTATCTATTGGATTTGCAGTAACTCTAGGACATCTAGTAGGGGTAGGTCTTTAGATTTTGAAAAGCATACAACTAGGATCTAACAGACAGCTGCATCAATAGGACATACATTGTGTTATTACAAGCATAggatctatggggcaaattcactaacattcgtagtttcgccaggcgcaaattcgccgcacttcgccaggcgtagtttcccccgcgctgcaaattcactaaaatccgaagttgcgctcaggggtagcgtaaggttgcgaagttgcgctagcgttgattcgctatgtaaagcgaagttacgctagcgaaggctaatttgcatacggcgccaaattcaaatttcaacgtatcagcactacaaatgcctagaaaaccttcaaatcatcaaataaaatttttattttgccctacacatgtgcccactgtctaggtaagttgccatgagtcaggaaatgtaggggggaaggaggggagccccaaaaaaattttctatctttttcagcctatcacccataatgtagaaaacacgccagcgttttttgggacttagaaaaaatgttgactttttttgaaacaatccctatctactctattgcgcttcgcaaggtctgaggtggcgaaggaagtctagcgtaaaaggtagcgttcaatacactgcgcaagttagtgaatttgcgtagttacgtcgctagcgaaaattcgccaggcgtaagggtgcgaagtaacactagcgaaactacgccagcgttcgttagtgaatttgcgcagtaacgaaaatgtcaaatgctagcgaattaacgctagcgttcggcgcttcggcgcttagtgaatttgcccctatgtatccaCAAGCCTGGGACTTgggattttttttgaaatttgaatcacCATAACTTTGGGGTCATTTACAGCCTGTAAGTGCAGTTTAGGCAACTTTAGGCACAGTCATTGcacaattcattaaaggtacttgaaaCTTTGCATATTTACTCTGTATAAATCCCTCGTTGTACAGGTTTTTATAATTTAGCCGAAGCCATAGAATAACAGTTTATTCTGTTGAGCTGTACTATAGAAGAGTATAATTTCATACAATTACTGACTTGTAACAACCTCAGCATTTGGCAGTTTTATCATACAGTAAATATGGTTAACAAAGTTTGCCAAAAATGAACTAAGGGGCCTTTTTAAAATTGCTTGAGCTTTCAAGCTAAAGCAATCTGTAAGGAAACCTCACGGGAGTAGTGATGGACGATTTTAGTCGGCAAGTgcgaatttgcagagaatttccgcgtttccacaacaattttgatgccggcaacaatttcacggatgcccattgactttaatacgcGTCAAATCTCGTCAGCATCAGAATTGctgcctgcatcaattttgaaatttgcgaatttcgcagcaaggcgaaatgggaaaaattcgcccatcactacacgtgAGTTAATGAACTCACTCTGAGTCCGCTTATATTAACTCTCCAAGTTAAACCGAGTCATTTTTGATATATAGGATTATTGATTAATGCTCACATACTTCTGTACAGATCTACTTCACCGGCTGCTCAATGAATCCTGCGCGATCATTTGCACCGGCTGTTGTTGTGAGACTCTTTGCCAACCACTGGGTAAGTTTCATTCATTTAGAGGTTAATTGTAGCAGAAATATGTTGCCCTCAGCTCTCTGTTGGCCGGATATCTCTGCTTCATGTGAAATTGCCATACCTATGCTTGGTTTTGATAATTcatgtaaaggggaactatactgaaataagaaactttctaaataccatcaattaaatattctacattgtttctgaaatattaaagtttatctttactatccctctctcagcacctgtttctcttcattttctcttcatgcagcagttgggtgtcagacattcattgacagttagatccaatatatcttataggggggcttcctttcctagcagatgtatcacTCAAATTACTGACTCCAGTAtgaacaaaatctaacaaaataactgccttttgcacaaattctgcatgtagagagacatgggggcaaatttacttatggtcgaatatcaagggttaattaaccctcaatattcgactgtcgaagttaaatccttcgccttcgaattcggatttagcgctatttgttcaatcgaacgaaaaatcattagatctaactattaaatccttcgaatcattagattcgaggattttaatccatcgatcgaatgatttttgttcgaccaaataggctaacattgacttcggtagcttttaggtggtgaactagggggtcgaagtttttttttaaagagacagtactttgactattgaatggtcgaataatcgaatgatttttagttcgaatcattctagtcgaagtcgaaggtcgaagtagcccattcgatggtcgaagtagccaaaaaaaccaatttgaagattttttccctctattccttcactcgagctaagtaaatgtgccccatgatgtctggtgattttaatagagtgagctctaatacatattctaggcaaaaggagcccccctataagatatattgaatctgtcAATGAATggctgacactcaactgctgcataaagagagaatgaagagaaacagatgctgagagaggaatagtgaagataaacttgattatttcagaaacaatacagaattgtTAATTGGTTATATTCAGAAAACATCTTATTtccgtatgatgaagcttatattaaattttcattttcgtgatagttcccctttaatgtaatttattccACCAGTCATCCATAGAGATTGTCTCCTTCTTAATCAGTGCACTGCTTTTTTGTATCTACACACTTGCTGTAGGCACACATTGTCTTCAAAGTACGGTCACATTTTTCTATGGCAAATGATCTGTCAAGGAATTGATTATTGTTTATGCAGTGATTTAGCTTTGCTTAAAATGCCCCATTAAATTGTCTGCAAGTTATACGTTCCCATGAAAATATTTTGCTCTGTCACAGTCTATGCAAAAGAGGCCGCATTGAAAatttaaaactacaaatatataaatctaaTCTTCTGGCAAAGGCTGCTCTTGACCTTTTTTCATCTTGCAGGTCTTCTGGATTGGACCATTAGTCGGTGGTATACTGGCATCCCTGATCTACAATTACATTCTTTTTCCATCTACTAAGACTCGTTCACAAAAGTTGGCCATCCTCGCAGGAACCTATGTCGAAGAAGAAAGCTGGAGCGAGCAGCTAGATAACCGCTAAAGGCGCTCTCTGGAATGTCCCGACCATGTAAATAACCCGTTTTCATTGCAGCATGGTTCATCTTAGAAAAATATTCACAGAAATGTATTTGAACTGgtaaacattatgggggttatttatcaaaggttttagagtaatatgaatttttataaactctaatatattccattttatttacaattcgaatggtaggtcatttatgaaaaaaattgtctaaaattcgatcaaatagtcccgacccgaaaacttgaattgaatttgaattagggatgcatcgaatccaagattcggatccggattcagccaggattctgcctttttcagcaggattcgggttcggccgaatccttctgcctggctaaaccgaatccgaatttgcacatgcaaattaggggtgggaagggaaatagccttactttttgtcacaaaacaaggaagtagaaaatgttttgcatatgtaaattaggattcggattcggtttggtattcggccgaatctttcacaaaggattcgggggctcggcccaaaataatggattcggtgcatccctaatttgaatagttttcctccaaaaataaaACTCAACTCTTGCCTACCAAATTGTTTTGACGTGCTTCAATTATTTTTCGAcaggcaacttttttttgacacacatttttttcattggtgTCTATGGGGCgtaatttaaaagcaaaaataggCAACAATTTGGCTgttcactactattaacatcttcaaatagttcaagggacctctggtattgacttctacatgaactcggcgggTTTTGGGTGGAGAATAGtccaattagaactgtttccagggttgaggtctgataaatctcacattcaaattcgagttggtgctgttaaatttttcagaaatgtatttttcaaaatttgaattcgaaccttagtaaatctgccccatacagtttGCCTCACAACAACTATAAAATGTTTGAGGTGATTAGAGCAGTAAcagacatcttaaaggagaactaaatccccaaactaatgaaaattcCTACTCCCTACCCTCCACAGGCCACACTCCCTGTTTCCCCCTGCACAgatgttaatacctgtaaatgcccctaagtctttaattacccctcaatgcagagtcagcgcagtggagctcattgGTGTCATCTTCAGCGCTTTgggagtcttcagtaagtaagcggcatatcagcgcatgcgcagttgtagcaattttccgatccacgacaactgcgcatgtgctgacaGCCCTGGAAATTGCAGAAAGGAGCCAAAGTTTCCCGAAGTGGTGAAGATGGTGCCTATGAGCTCCGCTGCAATGACCCTGcattgaggggtaattaaagactttggggcatttacaggtattaacacctgtgccaGGGACTCTGGCAAGGATTCCGATCAGTGTGTGTCTATGACGTACTACAGAAGTAAGCTGGTCTGTCAGAAACTATTTATAACTTAATTAGAATTTAGTAAACAGTAAAATGCATACAAACCTATATGTTGCACGCCTGGTCAGTATATTGGTACAATGATTTTTCCTATAAGGAGTTTAACCTCTTGCAGATGAGAGATATTTTGCCAATATTCATATATTCAAGTTAACTGTGTTACATTAGCACTATATGACTTTCATACAGGGTATGGAAGCCTATTTCTATAACATGCGTTAGCCATTGCCTTTTCAGTAAATCttcttagatatatatatagatataacacACACGTAGATATAAAGGGAACCATCATTCTTacaaaattaatttctattttctgtttgcttTATTAGCGAGGAGTGAGCTTTGGATTGCCAAAATCCGGATGCCCTGAATAATGAAGATCTGAGCCACTCTGAGGATCCGGATACATTCCCCTTAAAATATGCACAATATCAACATTTTGCTGCCTGGTTCCAACGTTTGAAGTAATAGCGATGGCTGATATAAGTGATTCAGGTTGCAGATTATCAGCCAGCACAATGAAGTACAGTAGTCAAAAGAAAAGGTGTTAACCATCTAAATCTGaagctttagtaaataaaatattcatcATTGTAATTCTGTTATTTTATGTTCATTATAAAATTGCTTAATTTAATTTGTTAGAGCCTGTAACCATTTAACTTGATGTGCCAGAGTTTTAGttataatatatttaacaataatatatatatatatatatatatatataatacacaaaagctatgaatatcttgtaaattatatccttataaatggtgagttctgatgtcatcagttataaacggtgagttctgatgtcatttctgtcacatgactcactgaaacttgtgtattataataaataaagtaccccagttgcaaattatgaggatattagaagttaccttggagttccatgacctgtataaaaacactcagccttcggcctcgtacttttatatggtcatgaaactcctccgtaacttataatatccttatattttacaagagggggtactttaatttctataaatatatatccatagaatgtttataatatattgtaACTGTACATAACTGGCTGTCCCTCAGCTTTCAGATGATCTACATGAACTGtcttttaaatggaaaattaaagtaaacttttagcatgttatagaatggctaattttaagcaactttttattggtctttattttcttttttttttcacagttctggataattttgcctttatttatattCTTGAATATGTCTGTATATATAGTCCGTGTATGTGCATTTcccatatatagtttatatatatataaatatttttaaatgaatgtttattttacaacaaCCATTGTGAATATACTATGCCCTTCTGTGCACTGTAGAGTTCAAATGAATGCCTCTgactataaataaacaaaatcataTTGTATTGCGGTAACATGCCGTTTTATTATGGAGTGTTGCCCATTTGTGACCCACATAATTCCTGTGTTTGTCTTTATTTCCCAGACAGTGTAAGAACACGTGTTCCCAGTTACGAGTGGGTgggtaaagctacaaaaaattaTAGCACGGAACATAATAATTACTTGCATGAATTCTCACACTCTGTTCCTCTATTAAACATAATAAGTGTACTTGTTCAGCATATGATTATCGTATTTCTGTGGGCAATTTTGTTAACAGAGATAAACTGTAGCCAGTGAAGTTGTGACATGAGATTGAGCTGGCTTTAATATGTGtctttacatagttacacatAAACTACCAAGAAACAACTATATTCTGCCAATAATGAAAAACATGCTCCCAGGCAGTACTGTGAAGAGCTTATGGTTGAAAGGACAGTTTCCCAGcaataaattatttacattttctctgtaataataaaacagtagcttgtacttgagccaaacaaaaatataattaatccttatgggaggcaagaccagcctattgggtttatttcatatttacatgattttagggacccatagggttgaGCTCCCCTACAGTCCTAAAAGCACCACAAGGTGGCAATTCCCCTGcctggccagctaagtgttggacctaaatttgataagggagggggagtgacccCTTTGTCCCTAATTCAGTGTGTTCTGGCCGATACTGTATTTGGTCAGAAGGTGTCTCTCTTGCGTAACTTCTTCATATAgcttatagcagtgatccccaaccagtagcttgtgaccaacatgttgctcagcaaccccttgaatgttgctctcagaggcttcaaagcaggtgtttatttttgaataagaaagaaatgtcggctcgcacacccaggcctacagtcaggatagccaggtgctcaatgctggagggatcggcaccctccccaaggtcaaatagtagaaatacactggcacacacggcaattcaaacagggaaatcccttgtgtctttatttgcagaaaagcaacgtttcggggtagtacccctttgtcaagcaaccccgaaacgttgcttttctgcaaataaagacacaagggatttccctgtttgaattgccgtgtgtgccagtgtatttctactgtttatttttgaatgccaggcttggaggcaatttttggtggcataaaaaccagatgtactgccaaacagagactcctgcaGGCTGCGAGTCCACATcgggactaccaatagccaatcacggcacttattttgcaccacccaggaacatttttcatgctagcattgctccccaactctttttgcatctgatgttgctcacaggtaaaaaaaggttggggaccccgggCTTAGAGCCACATGTTCAGGTTCAGTTCTAGTTTCACTTTCAAGGAGAATGGAGCTGTGATTGTTTCCTTTTCCGGGGTGCACCAGGCCCCGGGTTATGGAGAGACCACATGGGTGGTGATGACCTGTGTGGACTAGGGGATAATGGGACCCCATTAATTGTGCGAAAGATCACCCAGAAATAAGAGATGCCTGGAAATAGATTCCAAGGAAAGATGCTTGTGAGTACTCACACGCAGGAAGGGTGTTGGAGTGGCCTGAGGATTTCATctctgtggatgcctgttccgaTTCCAGGGTGAAAGGCTCCAGTGTGTCCCctgtttgtttgtgtgcctgctacATTGGAGAAACTACCACTGTCTatctggagaggtatttgggcaagTAGCGGAAAGTTTAAGAGCTCTTTGAGGAAAAGAGACTGTGACTCTGTTTGTCCACCCGGAGTGGATTGTGGAACTTTGCCTGCTAAAGATGTGCCACGATTGGACTGCACAAgagttccccagggtagtgggtatTAATGTGTAAGTTGTATTTTATTCTGCACTTTTCttcttatataaagtttatttgtttcACTGCAAATGGTGTGGTTAATCATTTGTTcttagtggggccacccgtaggtgtatCTCTCTATTCAGGACCTATTCTATTCAGGTGATGTTATATTGCTTTATATCCCTTGATGTCTTTTGTTGATACAGTTTTAGCTAAGTAAAGAACttagcctggttagggtgagacttTTTAAAGTAAGGGTAAGAGCAGTCACCCATTCAAATAAACTGTAAGATTGAGAAAATTCTAAGATTCCATTATCTAATTATTCTCAATCAAAATGTTCTCAGGACAAAATATCATTGAGTGACATTGTTTTGCATTGAGCCCTGTTTACTTTCTATGGAAATGTGCTCATTTACCTAAAAACTGCTGCAACGTTGCCCACAAAATGATTCgactagcgatgagcaaattttttcaccagccaagGAATCACTGAGAAATTCAGCATTTCGCCATCTAGaaatgttttcgcgaaactgctgcaaaaattcacttcgGATTTGCTGTAACTAAAAAGTCACAAAGAAGAAAAAACGCCcctaagaaaaaaacgcccattgtctgtaatgcttttggacaaaaaagtcgccataagaaagaaagcccattgtctttaatgcatttggagttgtAAAATTGTTGTGCATGTAAAAAATTGTGTGTACAAAAAAattgacatccattgacttcaatgcgtttcgtaaattgttttgcagtttcgctaatttttcggcaaaacaggacagattagaCTACTTTGGGGGCTATATGGTAATTGGTGTGCTCCTAACTGCCACTCTCCAAGATATAAGGGTGTATTCACTTACTCTGATTCAGTGAGCAAAGCACAATTTCAAGCACTATAGCAATGTTTTTTCTCCACAATACAATTGTGCTGGGTCTGAAATTGCATTGTGtctaattcatcaaaatggaCGCATCTCAAAGAAGTGCCACCTGCACATGCCTAATTCATTTCCACTGGAGCAAAGACAGTGAACATGCGTAGTAGGCATCTCTTTTATTTGCAGTCAGAGAAAGATAGTACTTTACAGAGAGAAAGATAGGTCAGGGGGCGGAGCTGTGACAGCCTGGGGGTGGGCCAGTGATTTGTTGGGGTGGATCAATGATGTCACGAGGTGGGGCTAAGGTGTGGCGATTTGCAATTGGCCAACTGTTGTGTCAATCTAGGAaaatcctgccctgttttcctaatttggaaaatggGGCAAGCAGTTTTGAGCCAAGCAGGCCtcccaaaaaccaggctgtccgtgTCAAAACCAGATAGGTGACAACCCAATCTGTATGCCATCTTACACCCGGTGAAATCCCATTATTTCCTGTGTGGTGATGAAAAAGCTCTTTTGGGTAAAGT
Proteins encoded in this region:
- the LOC108707561 gene encoding aquaporin-5-like — protein: MKRELCTLVFWKATFAEFLATLIFVFFGLGSALKWPAALPTVLQISLAFGLVIGTLVQSVGHISGAHINPAVTISFLVGSQISIIRAFFYIIAQLVGGLAGAGILYGVVPQHVRGNLASNTLSNNTTPGIAFVVEVILTFQLVTCIFASTDSRRSDNVGSPALSIGFAVTLGHLVGIYFTGCSMNPARSFAPAVVVRLFANHWVFWIGPLVGGILASLIYNYILFPSTKTRSQKLAILAGTYVEEESWSEQLDNR